The following coding sequences are from one Candidatus Melainabacteria bacterium window:
- a CDS encoding Tat pathway signal protein: MTKFASAKRKSHRVRDEAVLERVQRATFQWFVDCQNHDTGLIWDRSRPGCPATIAGVGFALTVYPVAVRRGWINRDNAVAYAVKVLRVLANAPQGEGKSGYSGHRGFFYHFLDPATGLRATAPQFWDSELSTIDTALLMAGVSFARTYFSKRNGLEKEIRSLCTALLERVEWSWMIRADKKIHHGWTPENGIIPHVYGGYSEALLLYLQALAPKNHPAPAECWTSLLDGVKAESFGGKPYIAMPGTPLFCYQYPHCWIDFRGIADDTNRRLGFDYFQNSVRATKAQYRYSVDNPNGWRGYDELDWGLTACDGPGNETKVVDNRERTFRGYSERGCPRGFDDGTLAPTAAISSIVYTPRRSLRTMRFWLKHRPEIFSEMTGFADAFNPTFDTSRSSGWVGSDRVAIDQGPIILMIENYRSGFVWEVMRKDRSLRRALRRAGFKGGWLEK, translated from the coding sequence ATGACTAAATTCGCATCTGCAAAAAGAAAATCGCACCGCGTCAGAGACGAAGCCGTTCTCGAACGAGTGCAGCGAGCCACGTTTCAGTGGTTCGTCGATTGCCAGAATCATGACACGGGTCTGATCTGGGATCGCAGCCGTCCGGGATGCCCTGCCACCATTGCTGGTGTTGGCTTCGCCTTGACGGTATATCCGGTGGCGGTCCGTCGCGGTTGGATCAACCGCGATAACGCTGTTGCATATGCCGTCAAAGTTTTGCGCGTTCTTGCCAATGCTCCTCAGGGCGAAGGTAAGAGCGGCTACAGCGGTCATCGCGGCTTCTTCTATCACTTCCTCGACCCAGCTACAGGTTTGCGGGCTACGGCTCCGCAGTTCTGGGATTCCGAGCTTTCCACCATCGACACGGCATTGCTCATGGCTGGTGTGAGCTTTGCTCGTACTTACTTCAGCAAGCGAAACGGTCTCGAGAAGGAGATTCGCAGCCTCTGCACGGCGCTTCTCGAACGCGTCGAATGGTCCTGGATGATTCGGGCGGACAAGAAGATCCACCACGGCTGGACGCCGGAGAACGGCATCATCCCCCACGTTTACGGCGGCTACAGCGAGGCGCTCCTGCTCTACTTGCAAGCGCTGGCGCCGAAGAACCACCCCGCACCGGCGGAGTGCTGGACTTCTTTGCTGGACGGCGTGAAGGCTGAAAGCTTCGGCGGCAAGCCCTACATTGCCATGCCGGGCACGCCTCTGTTTTGCTATCAGTATCCGCATTGCTGGATTGATTTCCGGGGCATCGCCGATGATACCAATCGTCGGCTCGGCTTCGATTACTTCCAGAACAGCGTTCGGGCTACGAAAGCTCAGTATCGTTACAGCGTGGACAATCCAAACGGGTGGCGCGGCTACGATGAGCTCGACTGGGGGCTGACCGCCTGCGACGGTCCGGGCAACGAAACCAAAGTTGTCGACAATCGCGAGCGCACATTTCGCGGCTACAGCGAGCGTGGTTGCCCGCGGGGCTTCGATGACGGGACGCTGGCGCCGACGGCTGCAATCAGTTCGATCGTCTACACGCCGAGGCGATCGCTGCGCACCATGCGATTCTGGCTCAAGCATCGTCCCGAGATCTTCTCGGAAATGACCGGATTTGCTGATGCGTTCAACCCGACGTTTGATACGTCCAGATCGTCTGGCTGGGTCGGTTCGGACCGCGTCGCCATCGACCAGGGACCGATCATCCTGATGATCGAGAACTACCGCAGCGGCTTCGTCTGGGAGGTGATGCGCAAGGATCGCTCTCTGCGGCGGGCGCTGCGACGTGCAGGGTTCAAGGGCGGCTGGCTCGAGAAGTGA